Proteins from one Methanobacterium sp. genomic window:
- a CDS encoding TRAM domain-containing protein, protein EEYDVKIEDLGRDGDGITRIEGFVVFVSGAKVGDEVKIRINSVRRNFGFAEVVE, encoded by the coding sequence GGGAAGAATACGATGTTAAAATTGAAGATTTAGGTAGAGATGGTGACGGCATTACTCGTATTGAAGGTTTTGTTGTTTTTGTTTCTGGAGCTAAAGTAGGTGACGAAGTTAAAATTAGAATTAACTCAGTCCGAAGGAACTTTGGCTTTGCTGAAGTAGTAGAATAG